In Phaseolus vulgaris cultivar G19833 chromosome 10, P. vulgaris v2.0, whole genome shotgun sequence, a single genomic region encodes these proteins:
- the LOC137818775 gene encoding histone deacetylase complex subunit SAP18 isoform X2, whose amino-acid sequence MSDGGKRQGGRALPPPPRGPPPPPPSRPRLEPVDREKTCPLLLRVFTKIGGHHSMEDFAVRGKEPKDEVQIYTWKDATLRELTDLVKEVAPAARRRNAKLSFAFVFPDKNGRFKVQEVGKTLSYGNGRLDDGKALAELGFEIGDYLDVAIV is encoded by the exons ATGAGCGACGGAGGAAAACGACAAGGTGGAAGAGCGTTGCCTCCGCCTCCCCGCGgccctcctcctcctcctccctcTCGCCCTCGCCTCGAACCCGTCGATCGCGAAAAG ACATGTCCGTTGCTGCTGCGAGTGTTCACCAAGATCGGAGGTCACCACTCGATGGAAGACTTCGCCGTCAGAGGCAAAGAGCCCAAGGACGAAGTCCAGATTTACACCTGGAAGGACGCTACTCTCCGAGAACTCACCGATCTT GTTAAAGAAGTAGCGCCCGCTGCCAGAAGAAGAAACGCCAAGCTCTCCTTCGCCTTCGTGTTTCCAGATAAGAACGGCCGGTTCAAAGTTCAAGAG GTGGGTAAGACATTATCTTATGGAAATGGAAGATTGGATGATGGCAAGGCTTTAGCTGAACTTGGTTTTGag ATCGGTGACTACTTGGATGTGGCTATTGTGTAG
- the LOC137818774 gene encoding polygalacturonate 4-alpha-galacturonosyltransferase-like: MTPRRGFSFAKSRGKGSCFPVLGFVLLCVFAPVVFFLARGLYAADQDHISDVPRKQVSKWREWQALQDLKSLFSEEVLNVIVSSTNDLGPFSLDNFRKNLSASWRVVGLENSNSGHELNQPTHVRQEKPKGKDERSSDGLPLWTDSPAHETRRHLIEKRREKRAAELVKKDNEVTVKLENAAIERSKSVESAVLGKYSIWRKEIENENGDSTVRLMRDQIIMAKVYLSIAKMKNQVELYQELIFRLKETQRALGDTLSDSDLHHSAHGKIKAMGQILSKARELLYDCKLVTGKLRAMLQTADDQVRSLKKQSTFLSQLAAKTIPNGIHCLSMRLTIDYYLLPPEKRKFPGSENLENPSLHHYALFSDNVLAASVVVNSTITNAKDPSKHVFHLVTDKLNFGAMNMWFLSNPPGKATIHVENVDEFKWLNSSYCPVLKQLESSTMKEYYFKAGHPNTLSFGASNLKYRNPKYLSMLNHLRFYLPQVYPKLDKILFLDDDIVVQKDLTGLWAVDLNGKVNGAVETCGQSFHRFDKYLNFSNPHIARNFDPNACGWAYGMNIFDLKEWKKKDITGIYHKWQNMNEDRVLWKLGTLPPGLMTFYGLTHPLDKSWHVLGLGYNPSVDRSEIDNAAVVHYNGNMKPWLEIAMTKYRSYWIKYAKYGHPYLRTCKLNE; encoded by the exons ATGACGCCGAGGCGAGGGTTTTCCTTCGCCAAGAGCAGAGGCAAGGGCTCCTGCTTCCCCGTTCTCGGTTTCGTTCTCCTCTGCGTTTTTGCGCCGGTGGTTTTCTTCCTCGCACGGGGACTCTACGCTGCGG ATCAAGATCATATTTCAGATGTTCCACGTAAACAG GTTAGCAAATGGAGAGAATGGCAGGCATTGCAGGATCTCAAATCACTTTTTTCAGAAGAG GTTCTTAATGTTATTGTATCCAGCACAAATGATTTGGGACCTTTCAGTCTTGACAATTTCAGAAAGAATTTGTCTGCTTCATGGAGAGTTGTTGGATTAGAAAATTCAAACAGTGGACATGAG CTAAACCAACCAACACATGTTAGACAAGAAAAGCCAAAGGGGAAGGATGAAAGATCTTCAG ATGGTCTTCCTCTGTGGACTGATAGTCCTGCACATGAAACCCGAAGG CATTTAATAGAGAAAAGGAGGGAAAAGCGTGCTGCTGAGTTGGTAAAAAAGGATAATGAAGTAACTGTAAAACTTGAAAATGCAGCTATTGAACGCTCAAAATCTGTTGAATCAGCCGTTCTGGGTAAATACAGCATTTGGAGGAAAGAAATTGAGAATGAAAATGGTGATTCTACTGTTCGGTTGATGCGAGACCAGATCATTATGGCTAAGGTATATTTAAGCATAGCAAAGATGAAGAACCAGGTCGAACTGTATCAAGAACTAATTTTCCGGCTCAAAGAGACTCAACGTGCTTTGGGTGATACACTTTCTGATTCGGATCTACATCACAG TGCACATGGGAAAATAAAGGCTATGGGTCAAATTTTGTCAAAAGCGAGAGAGCTATTGTATGACTGCAAATTGGTCACTGGAAAACTAAGAGCAATGCTACAGACAGCTGATGATCAAGTTAGGAGTTTGAAGAAACAGAGCACATTTCTCAGTCAGTTGGCTGCTAAGACCATACCAAATGGAATCCATTGCTTATCCATGCGCCTAACCATAGATTACTACCTCCTTCCTCCTGAAAAGAGAAAGTTCCCTGGGAGTGAGAATTTGGAGAATCCCAGTCTTCATCACTATGCACTGTTTTCAGACAATGTCTTGGCTGCATCTGTTGTTGTCAACTCAACTATTACAAATGCAAAG GATCCTTCAAAGCATGTTTTTCACCTTGTTACTGATAAACTAAATTTTGGTGCCATGAACATGTGGTTTCTGTCGAACCCTCCTGGAAAAGCGACAATCCATGTTGAAAATGTTGATGAGTTTAAGTGGTTGAACTCGTCCTACTGCCCAGTCTTGAAACAGCTTGAATCTTCTACAATGAAAGAGTATTATTTCAAGGCAGGCCATCCAAACACACTTTCCTTCGGTGCTTCCAATCTTAAGTATAGGAATCCAAAATATCTCTCAATGCTCAACCATCTGAGATTCTATCTTCCTCAGGTTTATCCAAAGTTGGATAAAATCCTATTTCTTGATGATGACATTGTTGTTCAGAAGGATTTGACAGGATTATGGGCTGTGGATCTTAATGGGAAAGTAAATGGTGCTGTTGAAACGTGTGGTCAGAGCTTTCACCGATTTGACAAGTACCTTAACTTTTCAAATCCGCATATTGCAAGAAATTTTGATCCAAATGCCTGTGGTTGGGCATACGGGATGAACATATTTGATCTGAAGGAGTGGAAAAAGAAGGACATCACCGGTATATATCACAAGTGGCAGAATATG AATGAAGACAGGGTGCTGTGGAAGCTAGGGACATTACCTCCAGGGCTAATGACGTTCTATGGTTTGACACATCCGCTAGATAAATCATGGCATGTACTTGGTTTGGGTTATAATCCAAGTGTGGATCGATCAGAGATTGATAATGCAGCAGTTGTACACTACAACGGTAATATGAAGCCATGGTTGGAAATTGCCATGACAAAGTATCGCTCTTACTGGATCAAATATGCGAAGTACGGTCATCCCTATCTTCGGACCTGTAAGCTAAATGAATAA